In Procambarus clarkii isolate CNS0578487 chromosome 60, FALCON_Pclarkii_2.0, whole genome shotgun sequence, one genomic interval encodes:
- the LOC123766750 gene encoding m7GpppN-mRNA hydrolase, whose protein sequence is MMAPPPGIKSTFIIPTDLLDDIASRFLLDAPDSELGNPISLCFLTELAYWFYLDEYAEEDDSLNNLKFDPFAQQLLNRVGFKPQTGTIEDMLQGFRDFKHRVPTYGGLLLNQDLSQVLLVQGFWHRASWGFPKGKINVDEEPHNCAIREVLEETGYDISPLIDPSGYLETSIGEQFVRLYIIPGVSTTTEFVPRTKGEIKQLKWFPISQLPSHKNDRNFNKVNGSTNMFYMVMPFVKPLREWLANRQRAAVNGTGNGAGREGRRRHRSSTTAADHNQSYSQTRHSHSPATTSDTAKRPQPTPDTSRKQQSTAFSSYIQEEAAGFERLRINTDSSPRRREASTKAKSRKSLFGEQEENPKFTFKSRGKGRSNKTNRENQPASNGNSSNAITWETKPNFRSYSWQSFHINKKEVMDAVERVWSSSTLGL, encoded by the exons TCGATTTCTGCTTGATGCTCCAGATTCTGAACTGGGGAATCCCATATCCCTGTGCTTTCTGACAGAGTTGGCTTACTGGTTCTATCTGGACGAGTACGCAGAGGAGGATGACTCGCTCAACAACCTCAAGTTTGATCCATTTGCTCAGCAGCTTTTAAAT AGAGTTGGCTTCAAACCTCAGACTGGAACCATAGAGGATATGCTGCAGGGGTTCCGTGACTTTAAACATCGGGTGCCAACATATGGCGGCCTCTTGCTCAACCAGGACCTCAGCCAGGTCCTACtggtgcag GGTTTCTGGCACCGTGCTTCATGGGGTTTTCCAAAGGGCAAGATCAATGTTGATGAGGAACCTCATAACTGCGCCATCAGAGAA GTACTTGAAGAAACTGGCTATGACATATCTCCACTGATTGACCCAAGTGGGTACTTGGAAACATCTATTGGGGAGCAGTTTGTGCGGCTTTACATCATTCCAGGCGTCTCCACTACTACAGAATTTGTACCACGCACCAAAGGAGAGATCAAGCAACTCAAATGGTTTCCCATCAGCCAGCTGCCATCACATAAGAATGACCGCAACTTTAATAAGGTCAATGGCTCGACTAACATGTTTTACATGGTGATGCCCTTTGTCAA ACCGCTCAGAGAATGGCTGGCCAACCGTCAGAGGGCAGCTGTGAATGGAACTGGTAATGGTGCAGGGAGGGAAGGGCGAAGGCGTCACCGCAGTTCCACAACTGCAGCTGACCACAACCAGAGTTACAGCCAGACAAGACATAGCCATTCACCTGCCACAACTTCCGACACTGCCAAACGACCACAGCCTACTCCAGACACCAGCAGAAAGCAACAAAGTACAGCCTTTTCTTCATACATACAG GAGGAAGCAGCAGGTTTTGAGAGATTGCGCATCAACACTGACAGCTCACCTCGCAGAAGAGAGGCTTCCACCAAGGCAAAATCACGCAAATCTTTATTTGGAG AACAAGAAGAAAACCCAAAGTTTACCTTCAAGAGTAGAGGGAAGGGCCGCAGCAACAAAACCAACAGAGAGAATCAGCCAGCAAGTAATGGAAACAGCAGTAACGCAATCACATGGGAAACAAAGCCGAACTTCCGCTCATATTCTTGGCAGAGTTTTCACAttaacaaaaaggaagttatggatGCAGTCGAAAGAGTATGGAGTAGTTCAACACTGGGCTTGTAA